The sequence below is a genomic window from Sporomusaceae bacterium FL31.
AATTGGAAATGCAGGATCTATATGAAGCTGGTGTTGATTTTGCGGCTATTATTCGGGTATTGGACGGAACTGTGGTAAACGGTACGAATCTTAATGCAAAAGTTACCGGTAAAGTTCGCATTGCAGCCGGGAGTGCTGCAACCATTCAAAAGGTCATTGAAGCTGGTGATGTTGTTTTAGTTGGTGATCGAGGCAGCACATTACTGGAATGTATCGAACAAAATATATCCTGTCTTGTTGTGACTGGCGGAGCGCAAATTGGTGCCGAGATCTTAGCGGTGGCTGCCGATAAAGGGATTACAGTAATTAGTGCGCCTTATGATACGTATACTTGCGCTCGTTTGATTAATCAGTGCATCCCTGTGAGCATGATTATGCAGAAGAAAGTGATTACCTTTAAGCCTTCTGATTTAGTCAGTGATATTAAAGAGACCATTGCGTCTACACATTATCGTAATTATCCGGTTATCGAAAATGGGAAACTGGTAGGTTTGATCACCCGCGATCAATTGATTGTTCCTGAGCGTGAGAAGATCATCTTAGTGGATCATAATGAGCGGGCTCAAGCGGTAGAAGGTATTGAAGAAGCACAAATCATCGAAATTGTTGACCACCATCGTTTAGGCGGGTTGCAAACCGGTGAGCCTATCTTTATCCGTCATGAGCCAGTTGGTTCAACTGCTACAATTGTTGCAAATATGCATTGGCACCGCGGCATAGAAGTCCCTAAGCATATTGCCGGGATGTTATTAGCCGCCATTGTATCAGACACCGTGTTGTTTAAATCGCCAACAGCCACTGCTTATGACCGTGAAACCGCTGAAAAGCTTGCTAAAATAGCTGAACTTGATTTGGTCGATTTTGGCATGTCGGTATTAAAGGCAGGTTCGGGACTTGGAGACATGTCTGCTTCAGAGATTGTTCGCAATGATTTAAAAGAATTTCAAATTGGTGAATATCGGGTAGCCATTGGGCAGTTATCGGTCATGGATACTGCCGAAGTGCTGGCTGTTAAAGACGAGTTATTGACTGCCATGGATGCCATGCTGGCAAAAGAAAGCTATGATATGGCATTATTGATGGTTACTGACATTATTCAGGAAGGTACTCAGCTTATTTATACCGGACAGCCGGTAGCCTTAATTGCAGAAGCTTTTGGCAGCAAAGGTGATGGTGGTGTAGTTTACCTTGACGGAGTGATGTCAAGGAAGAAACAGGTTATTCCACCAATGGTTGAAGCTGCTCGTAATTTCTAATTAATGATTGCTGTGTAATAAGTGTTCAAAAAACAAATCAACGCAGGTTGGTTGTAATAAATTGCTGCGCAGCACATAAAAGGAACGCTCAAGGTTAACCTCAGGAATGGTTATGATTTTTAAAATTCCTGAGGTTAACTCTTTTCTTATCGCCCAGCGTGAGACAAAACCAATACCTAACTGACTGATCAAAACTGATTTGAGAGCCGCGTTGCTGGCCGTCTCCATGACAATATTGAGCTTGTCTATTTGGAGACCGTATTCAGCTAATAAATGAAAAGTAGACTGTCTGGTTCCTGAAGCTTGCTCACGGATGATGAGCGGCTGCTTCTCAAGTTCAGTTAGTGAAAGTGTGCCATTCAACGTTCTCCATATATCTGAATGCGCAACTAAGACCAGCTCGTCTTGCCACTGCTGATGACAAAAGGTCATATCATGAGGTTTGATACCAATCACGGCTATTGGAAATTCACCACGCTCGAAACCGGCTAATATGGTATTGCTATCTGCCACCTTCAAGGATAAGCGAATGCCGGAATTTTGTTGTAAAAAAGCTGCGATGATTTCTGGCAGAATATACTCACCCGGGATGGTGCTTGCCCCAACCGTGATTTGACCGGAGTGGCCAGCCAACATATTATGGAGATTATTTTCAGTGATCTGCATGATTTCACTGATCTTTATGGTACTGGCCAGCAATAGCTCTCCGTACACCGTTAGTGTAACTCCTTTTGCGGTACGGAGAAATAAAGGACAGCCAAATCTTTTTTCTAAGTTATCAATATGAAAAGAAATAGTTGGCTGCGTAAGTTTAAGTTTTTTTGCAGCTTGGGAAAAACTTTTTTCTTCGGCAACTGCCTGAAAAATCGGCAGCGATTGTAGATTTGACATTTTATCACCCCCGCTGTTTACTTCGTCATTCATTAGTATTTACCTGTACTATAAATTTTGAACAGAAAGCTTAATAGTCCTGATTATTAACAAAGGCATTTTCATAATCAGGCTATTCTTTTTTCTATTAGACAAAGGGGAATAAGCATATGCTGCCGAATTTAAAAATGTTTTGATGCTTTAGATAAAATCATGAGGATTACTTTAGATTTTTAAAACTTGGTCATGCTAAGTTTAATATTTTTAGCGGAGGCAAACATGCAGAATATATTTGATGGACTGAACCCGGCTCAAGCCGCGGCGGCAGCGCATATCAACGGACCTTTACTGATCATGGCAGGAGCCGGGTCAGGAAAAACCAAGGTGTTAACTTGCCGAATCGCCTATTTATTAGAGCAAAACGTTGCTCCTTATAATATTTTGGCCATTACTTTCACTAATAAAGCGGCAGCGGAAATGCGTGAGCGGGTTGACCGGATGGTTGGCAGCAGAGCCAAGGATATTTGGTTAAGTACTTTCCATGCCTTCTGTGCAAAATTTCTGCGGATGGAGATCGACGGACTGGGCGGTTATAAACGTAATTTTGTTATTTATGATTCCAGTGATTCGCAAGCTGTTATCAAGGCTTGTCTGAAAGAGCTTAACTTAGATGATAAGCAGTTTGCGCCAAACAGCATTCAGGCTACGATATCCAATGCCAAAAATGCCTTGACCGATGAACGTGAATTTGCGCGGGACGCGGATACTTTTTTTGCCCAAAAGGTTGCTGAGATTTATCAGCTTTATCAAAATAAATTACGAAATAACAACGCTTTGGATTTTGATGATTTGCTGATGTGCACCGTTCGCCTATTGGAAAACAATCAGGAAGTTAGAGAAAGATATCAGAATAAGTTTAAATATATCTTAATTGATGAGTATCAGGATACGAATCATGCCCAGTACTTGTTAGCTCATATGCTGGCAGCAAAACACCGCAATCTCTGTGTGGTGGGTGACGCTGATCAAAGTATTTACGGCTGGCGTGGTGCTGATATCCGTAATATTATGGATTTCGAAAATGATTACCCA
It includes:
- a CDS encoding LysR family transcriptional regulator, with translation MNDEVNSGGDKMSNLQSLPIFQAVAEEKSFSQAAKKLKLTQPTISFHIDNLEKRFGCPLFLRTAKGVTLTVYGELLLASTIKISEIMQITENNLHNMLAGHSGQITVGASTIPGEYILPEIIAAFLQQNSGIRLSLKVADSNTILAGFERGEFPIAVIGIKPHDMTFCHQQWQDELVLVAHSDIWRTLNGTLSLTELEKQPLIIREQASGTRQSTFHLLAEYGLQIDKLNIVMETASNAALKSVLISQLGIGFVSRWAIRKELTSGILKIITIPEVNLERSFYVLRSNLLQPTCVDLFFEHLLHSNH
- a CDS encoding manganese-dependent inorganic pyrophosphatase; its protein translation is MKLSKPIYTIGHRNPDTDSICSAIGYANLKQALGENVVPARAGKINAETKFVLEKFGMEAPKLLTDLYPRVRDVMLDSAIVVQPTDTLRELGKVMRLHEVKSVPVIDETNALLGIVSVSDLAKRYFDELEMQDLYEAGVDFAAIIRVLDGTVVNGTNLNAKVTGKVRIAAGSAATIQKVIEAGDVVLVGDRGSTLLECIEQNISCLVVTGGAQIGAEILAVAADKGITVISAPYDTYTCARLINQCIPVSMIMQKKVITFKPSDLVSDIKETIASTHYRNYPVIENGKLVGLITRDQLIVPEREKIILVDHNERAQAVEGIEEAQIIEIVDHHRLGGLQTGEPIFIRHEPVGSTATIVANMHWHRGIEVPKHIAGMLLAAIVSDTVLFKSPTATAYDRETAEKLAKIAELDLVDFGMSVLKAGSGLGDMSASEIVRNDLKEFQIGEYRVAIGQLSVMDTAEVLAVKDELLTAMDAMLAKESYDMALLMVTDIIQEGTQLIYTGQPVALIAEAFGSKGDGGVVYLDGVMSRKKQVIPPMVEAARNF